A genomic stretch from Pithys albifrons albifrons isolate INPA30051 chromosome 28, PitAlb_v1, whole genome shotgun sequence includes:
- the BLACAT1 gene encoding bladder cancer associated transcript 1 isoform X1: MPLLWVSRGAPEPLLLQVMPQFTFACFCGLHGFCKMKRKKEEASAEQETAV; the protein is encoded by the coding sequence GTCTCCCGGGGTGCTCCTGAGCctctcctgctccaggtgaTGCCCCAGTTCACCTTTGCTTGCTTCTGTGGGCTCCATGGCTTCTGcaagatgaagaggaagaaagaagaggccagtgcagagcaggagacGGCCGTGtga
- the BLACAT1 gene encoding bladder cancer associated transcript 1 isoform X2 — translation MPQFTFACFCGLHGFCKMKRKKEEASAEQETAV, via the coding sequence aTGCCCCAGTTCACCTTTGCTTGCTTCTGTGGGCTCCATGGCTTCTGcaagatgaagaggaagaaagaagaggccagtgcagagcaggagacGGCCGTGtga